The window TGTGCACCTGGACCTGTTCACCCTCGAACCAGTACTCGCCGCCGTCGATCGGATGGATCCCGCCGATGCACTTGACCAGGGTGGACTTGCCTGCGCCGTTGTCTCCGACGAGGGCGGTCACCTCGCCTGGATGGACGTCGAAGGACACGTCGTGCAGTACCTGCACGGCGCCGAAGCTCTTGTCGATCCCGCGCAGTCGAAGGATCGGGGTCGCTGTCATGGAAGACGGCTCCTTACGGTCGTGAGGCCGCGGGCCCCGGGGAGGTGGGAGCCCCGGGACCCGCGGTCGGGCCGACTGGACAAGGGGTGACGGTCCGGTCGGCCGGTGAGGGCTACTTGATGTTGGCCTTGGTGCACAGGGCGGCGTACTTGCCCGTGCACAGCTCTTCCTTGGTGACGAAGCCGTCGTCCACGACGTCCTTGACGTTGTCCTTGTAGATGGCCACCGGCGTCTCCAGCACGGACGGGACCTTGCGCTTGCCCTCGGGGTCCTCGACGGTTGCGTTCGTCTCGCCCTTCTCGCCCTTGGCGAGGGAGACGGCGAGCTTGGCCGTGGCGTCGGCCTCCTTCTTGACCGCCTTGTAGACGGTCATGCACTGATCGCCCGCGAGGATGTTCTGCAGTCCCTGGACGGTGGCGTCCTGGCCGGTGACCGGGACCTCGCCGTTGCGGTTCTGCTTGCGCAGGACGGCGATGGCCGCGTTGCCGAGACCGTCGTTGGCGGCAAGCACGCCACCGATCTTGGGCTCGCTTGTGAGCATCTGCTCGAAGATGGTGCCGGCCTGGGCGTTGTCCCAGTCCGGGACGGACTGGTCCGGGCCTTTCACGTAGTCGCCCGACTTGTACTTCGGGTCGAGGATGCCGTTGTAGCCCTCGGCGAAGAGAGTGGCATTGTTGTCCGTCGGTGAGCCGTTGAGCGTGGCGACGATGGGCTTCTTGGCCTTCATGTCGCTCAGGCACTTGCTGAGGCCTTCGCCCTGCAGCTTGCCGACCGCGGTGTTGTCGAAGCTCACGTAGTACTGGGCGGAGCCGCCGAGCGTGAGCCGGTCGTAGTCGATCGTGGCGACGCCCTGCCCCTTGGCCTTGTCCAGAACTGCCTTACCCGTGCCGCTGTCCAGGTTCACGATCACCAGGACGTTCACACCGCTGGTGATCATCTGGTCTGCGATGGTCTGGAACTCCTGCTTGTCGCCCTGCGCGTTCTGGATGTCG is drawn from Streptomyces liliifuscus and contains these coding sequences:
- a CDS encoding sugar ABC transporter substrate-binding protein translates to MRKGLLFTAASVALVSSLTACGDSSSGDSDSGSDAKPKIGVILPDSKSSARWETADRKYLSEAFKAAGVEFDIQNAQGDKQEFQTIADQMITSGVNVLVIVNLDSGTGKAVLDKAKGQGVATIDYDRLTLGGSAQYYVSFDNTAVGKLQGEGLSKCLSDMKAKKPIVATLNGSPTDNNATLFAEGYNGILDPKYKSGDYVKGPDQSVPDWDNAQAGTIFEQMLTSEPKIGGVLAANDGLGNAAIAVLRKQNRNGEVPVTGQDATVQGLQNILAGDQCMTVYKAVKKEADATAKLAVSLAKGEKGETNATVEDPEGKRKVPSVLETPVAIYKDNVKDVVDDGFVTKEELCTGKYAALCTKANIK